Proteins encoded within one genomic window of Oryza glaberrima chromosome 12, OglaRS2, whole genome shotgun sequence:
- the LOC127756512 gene encoding uncharacterized protein LOC127756512, whose amino-acid sequence MKSLVGTINIETYEVTLVQIASKLRNPETGAWPSAVDVWRAIYMKANGTWSIPNGAEILNNLEEAAETHKERIAAAPIPLAEHFALVLGRKPNHSRGVGIGAVNQGAQERYRIRARAEAADQRASDAQNQAAALLEEVERLT is encoded by the exons ATGAAGTCACTTGTTGGAACTATTAATATTGAAACATATGAAGTCACTTTAGTGCAAATAGCATCTAAACTG AGAAACCCTGAGACTGGTGCATGGCCTAGTGCTGTTGATGTTTGGAGAGCAATCTATATGAAGGCAAATGGGACATGGTCTATTCCTAATGGAGCAGAAATACtg AACAATCTTGAGGAAGCAGCTGAAACACACAAGGAAAGGATTGCTGCTGCTCCAATCCCATTGGCTGAGCATTTTGCACTGGTTCTTGGTAGAAAGCCAAACCATTCGCGTGGTGTTGGCATTGGTGCAGTCAACCAAGGGGCTCAAGAAAGGTATAGGATTCGTGCACGAGCTGAGGCTGCTGACCAACGTGCTAGTGATGCACAAAACCAAGCAGCTGCATTGCTAGAAGAAGTTGAGAGATTGACATAG